A genomic stretch from Methanomassiliicoccales archaeon includes:
- a CDS encoding cupin domain-containing protein codes for MKIINMRDLKEVSSSGERGQVIIIDCINEKDIVLGVREIGPNSMAPKRPHHHPLRQAMFVIEGTGFVTNGIERYRFKPGDFIVIDTNEEHYFESEGERVKMIEVRFP; via the coding sequence ATGAAAATCATCAATATGAGAGATCTAAAAGAGGTCTCATCATCTGGCGAGCGTGGTCAAGTTATTATCATCGATTGCATCAACGAAAAGGACATCGTTCTTGGTGTGAGAGAGATTGGACCAAATTCGATGGCCCCAAAGCGTCCACATCATCACCCGCTACGCCAGGCGATGTTTGTGATTGAAGGGACAGGTTTTGTCACCAACGGCATTGAGAGATATCGATTTAAGCCTGGGGATTTCATCGTAATTGATACCAATGAGGAACATTATTTTGAGTCTGAGGGAGAGAGGGTGAAGATGATTGAAGTGCGTTTCCCGTGA
- a CDS encoding DoxX family membrane protein, translated as MTTGIGRYLKQEYIWATARIALGWMLFWAFIDKVFGLGFSTTPQQSWLSGASPTTGFLKFGVSGIFADLFKAMAGNVLVDVLFMAGLLLVGIALLLGIGTKIAGYAGALLMFILYLTNVPPLHNPLIDEHIIYLIVLIGIANVKAGHTWGLGKWWSNTSIVKRFPILE; from the coding sequence ATGACGACCGGAATCGGACGATATCTCAAACAAGAATACATATGGGCGACTGCAAGGATTGCCCTTGGATGGATGTTGTTCTGGGCCTTTATAGATAAGGTGTTCGGACTCGGATTTAGCACAACACCACAGCAATCTTGGCTTTCTGGGGCGTCCCCAACAACAGGGTTTCTGAAATTTGGTGTTTCAGGCATTTTCGCAGATTTGTTCAAGGCAATGGCAGGCAACGTACTTGTCGATGTTCTGTTTATGGCAGGCCTGTTGCTGGTCGGGATCGCTCTTCTGCTCGGCATCGGAACGAAGATTGCTGGCTACGCTGGTGCACTCCTCATGTTCATTCTCTACCTTACAAACGTGCCTCCTCTGCACAATCCGTTGATCGACGAACATATCATCTATCTAATCGTGCTCATTGGCATTGCTAACGTCAAAGCTGGTCATACTTGGGGACTTGGAAAGTGGTGGTCAAATACTTCGATCGTCAAGAGGTTCCCGATCCTCGAGTGA
- a CDS encoding MFS transporter, which yields MLEVNFVITACQRVLPEKKLYVLTCLIVSILVFLLAGYVTARMQDVSLLCAIIFRIGLPLAAMQTIHMTPISDLAPPKLMAEAFRMWNLVAEIGAVISPVMSSMIRDLTGDWTLAIVLNGFILLMSTILVLFVKKMKILNKEDCPIAIESGVTLEDEDRSGWRPAWQKIYRTPGQQTRICWIRSFATSRRHHRK from the coding sequence GTGCTCGAGGTAAACTTTGTGATTACGGCATGTCAAAGGGTATTGCCAGAAAAAAAACTCTATGTCCTTACATGCCTGATCGTCTCGATTCTTGTCTTTCTCCTCGCAGGATACGTCACCGCCAGGATGCAAGATGTCTCGCTCCTTTGCGCTATCATTTTCCGCATAGGATTACCTCTTGCTGCAATGCAGACGATTCACATGACCCCAATATCGGATCTCGCTCCACCGAAGTTGATGGCAGAGGCGTTCAGAATGTGGAACCTTGTGGCAGAGATCGGCGCTGTCATCTCACCAGTTATGTCTAGTATGATTAGGGATTTGACAGGCGATTGGACACTAGCCATTGTGCTCAACGGATTCATTCTCCTGATGAGTACAATTCTTGTTCTCTTCGTCAAAAAAATGAAAATTTTAAACAAGGAAGACTGCCCTATCGCTATCGAATCGGGGGTAACGCTGGAAGATGAAGATCGGAGCGGTTGGCGACCTGCATGGCAAAAAATATATCGAACTCCTGGGCAACAAACCAGAATATGCTGGATTAGATCTTTTGCTACTAGCCGGCGACATCACCGAAAATAA
- a CDS encoding metallophosphoesterase yields MKIGAVGDLHGKKYIELLGNKPEYAGLDLLLLAGDITENNNVEEFDLVLEKLKGMTQANLVAVFGNEEYEETHAEYKKREGIIFLNDNATTLQIREVKIKIVGTTGSLDRPTWWQRTNLPDIWKKYQQRIEKVSQLLTRDDSDFLILLMHYAPTYKTLTGEKPERYPEMASEKYEAILMEKRPDFVFHAHAHKGTKRVMLRKEQRRLDEIEKELKPVPIYNVSLPLNKSITIVELQEGKHAEG; encoded by the coding sequence ATGAAGATCGGAGCGGTTGGCGACCTGCATGGCAAAAAATATATCGAACTCCTGGGCAACAAACCAGAATATGCTGGATTAGATCTTTTGCTACTAGCCGGCGACATCACCGAAAATAACAACGTTGAGGAGTTTGATCTCGTTCTTGAAAAACTCAAAGGAATGACGCAGGCGAATCTGGTCGCTGTTTTCGGAAATGAAGAATACGAAGAGACGCACGCCGAATATAAAAAAAGAGAGGGAATTATTTTCTTGAACGATAACGCGACAACGCTCCAAATCAGGGAGGTGAAGATCAAAATTGTTGGCACAACAGGTTCTCTTGATAGACCAACATGGTGGCAGAGAACAAATTTGCCAGACATTTGGAAAAAATATCAGCAACGTATCGAAAAGGTTTCCCAGTTGCTGACACGCGACGATTCGGATTTCCTCATTTTATTGATGCACTATGCGCCGACGTATAAGACTCTCACAGGAGAGAAGCCAGAAAGATACCCAGAAATGGCCTCTGAAAAATACGAAGCAATCCTCATGGAAAAAAGACCTGACTTCGTTTTTCATGCCCACGCCCATAAGGGGACGAAACGTGTAATGTTGAGAAAAGAACAGAGAAGATTGGATGAGATTGAGAAGGAGCTCAAACCCGTTCCAATTTACAATGTTTCGTTACCCCTTAATAAATCCATCACAATAGTCGAGCTGCAGGAAGGAAAGCATGCTGAAGGATAA
- a CDS encoding endonuclease V encodes MLKDNEDNSFLPIGSINDLVYEMLRQIPKGMITTYGNIAEALGDIRASRVIGMIVSENPMPVVIPCHRVIYSTGEVGWYGGKNKGNEEKKELLRKEGIEIIGDRVVNFERIRFSDFKVVPILKILKEKQEKMRSGVIDCDDFGTVRFVAGIDVSYHNDQAFAAIAISDFETGKIIEERVIQKYAEFPYIPTYLAFREIPVIADLIDRKENTIYMIDGHGILHPRGFGIASHVGVQFDIPTIGVAKRLLIGEVQNDDAMISPITLDGEVKGYLIKKSGKKSLFVSVGHRISLNTACQICRRFVDYGIQDPLSRAHELANQHRKKNIGKGKGPL; translated from the coding sequence ATGCTGAAGGATAACGAGGATAATTCATTTTTGCCGATCGGGTCGATCAACGATCTTGTCTACGAGATGTTACGCCAAATTCCAAAAGGAATGATCACCACTTATGGAAACATCGCAGAAGCACTTGGTGACATTCGCGCCTCAAGGGTTATCGGTATGATCGTTTCGGAAAACCCAATGCCTGTGGTTATCCCTTGTCACCGTGTGATTTATTCAACGGGAGAAGTCGGATGGTATGGAGGAAAGAATAAGGGAAATGAAGAAAAGAAGGAACTTTTGCGAAAGGAGGGCATAGAAATCATTGGAGACAGAGTTGTCAATTTCGAGCGGATTCGCTTTTCTGATTTCAAGGTAGTACCAATACTAAAGATTTTGAAAGAGAAGCAAGAGAAGATGAGATCTGGAGTCATCGATTGCGATGATTTCGGTACCGTGAGATTCGTTGCGGGAATCGATGTCTCATATCATAATGATCAGGCTTTTGCTGCCATCGCCATTTCCGATTTTGAAACGGGAAAAATCATTGAAGAGCGAGTGATTCAGAAATATGCAGAATTTCCTTACATCCCAACCTATCTGGCATTCAGAGAGATCCCAGTGATCGCTGATCTGATCGATAGAAAAGAGAATACAATTTACATGATTGATGGTCACGGCATCCTTCATCCACGTGGTTTCGGGATCGCATCGCACGTGGGCGTGCAGTTTGATATACCGACAATTGGTGTCGCCAAGAGATTGCTCATCGGCGAGGTGCAGAACGACGATGCCATGATATCCCCGATCACCCTCGATGGCGAAGTGAAAGGCTATTTAATAAAAAAGAGTGGAAAAAAGAGCCTTTTCGTTTCCGTTGGGCATAGAATTTCACTAAATACAGCTTGTCAGATCTGCAGAAGATTTGTTGATTACGGTATTCAGGATCCATTAAGTCGAGCACACGAACTCGCCAATCAACATAGAAAGAAAAACATAGGAAAAGGAAAGGGTCCCCTATGA
- a CDS encoding 2-dehydropantoate 2-reductase, whose protein sequence is MKITVYGAGAIGSFFGGLLSDKNEVTLVGRAPHVHAINQSGLRISGMLEKVVHPRAVTDLSNLEEQDIVIVTVKAYDTEKATEAISAIVGKETTIVSIQNGLNNMSALDKKFGDRVIGGVTSIGVTRISPGHVRLAGKGDTIFGSLRKNHERVRTIVEIFNRSGIESRPTENIIGEIWLKAIVNSSINPITAIVRRKNECIMTEPELRDLARKICEEATTVARTSGIMLPLADPFQRVVEVVSATKENFSSMLQDIERGKKTEIDEITGAIVTQARKLGIEVPVNETIWKLVRALSMK, encoded by the coding sequence ATGAAAATTACAGTTTACGGGGCTGGCGCAATCGGTAGTTTTTTCGGTGGATTACTGTCGGATAAAAATGAAGTTACACTCGTTGGACGAGCTCCACATGTTCACGCGATTAATCAATCTGGACTGAGAATCTCGGGAATGCTTGAAAAGGTCGTTCATCCTCGTGCTGTCACAGATTTATCCAATCTTGAAGAACAAGATATCGTGATCGTGACGGTTAAAGCGTACGATACAGAGAAAGCGACGGAGGCGATCTCAGCGATCGTCGGAAAAGAGACAACTATCGTATCAATCCAGAACGGCCTCAATAACATGTCAGCCCTCGATAAGAAATTTGGGGACCGTGTTATTGGCGGTGTCACATCAATCGGCGTAACACGTATTTCGCCAGGACACGTTCGCCTTGCTGGCAAGGGCGATACGATATTTGGTTCTTTGAGGAAGAATCATGAAAGAGTAAGAACAATCGTTGAGATCTTCAACCGTTCAGGAATTGAAAGTCGTCCCACCGAGAATATCATTGGCGAGATTTGGCTAAAAGCTATCGTGAATTCTTCGATAAATCCCATTACCGCAATCGTCAGGAGAAAAAATGAATGTATTATGACAGAGCCAGAATTGAGGGACCTGGCAAGGAAGATCTGCGAGGAAGCAACGACTGTTGCAAGAACTTCTGGGATCATGCTACCGCTTGCTGATCCGTTTCAGCGAGTTGTGGAGGTTGTCTCGGCCACTAAAGAGAATTTTTCAAGCATGCTACAGGACATCGAACGAGGAAAGAAAACGGAAATCGACGAAATCACGGGAGCGATTGTCACCCAAGCTAGGAAGCTTGGTATCGAAGTCCCGGTTAACGAAACAATTTGGAAGCTTGTGCGAGCATTGAGCATGAAGTGA
- a CDS encoding orotate phosphoribosyltransferase-like protein translates to MVDVRELAEKALAYKEKGLSEREIADELHLSIDTVKYLIEEGGAGVLPPSDVKIGWRSIGVYGSRISMMSDILADIIIEELDKRNLSADVVLGIAINGVSFATVISDILGMELAVYKPPAERGKKGGAFSSNYASVENKNVIIVDDVISTGATLQEAIKDIRESGGKPVLAVVIVNKSSLNEIDGVPLRGVIRARSMGGTILGGGPLHSFPYG, encoded by the coding sequence ATGGTAGATGTCAGGGAGCTAGCTGAGAAAGCGCTCGCCTATAAGGAAAAAGGCTTGAGTGAAAGGGAAATCGCTGATGAATTACATCTTTCGATCGACACCGTCAAGTATTTAATCGAGGAAGGTGGAGCCGGTGTTCTTCCGCCTTCGGACGTCAAAATCGGCTGGAGGAGTATCGGCGTTTATGGAAGCCGTATTAGCATGATGAGTGATATCCTCGCGGATATCATCATCGAAGAACTTGACAAAAGAAATCTTAGTGCCGATGTCGTACTTGGAATTGCGATCAATGGTGTCTCATTCGCGACTGTGATTTCAGACATACTTGGAATGGAACTCGCGGTATATAAGCCGCCAGCAGAAAGAGGAAAGAAGGGTGGAGCTTTCAGCTCCAATTATGCATCTGTGGAAAATAAGAATGTGATCATCGTAGATGACGTCATCTCGACAGGTGCAACTCTTCAGGAGGCGATCAAAGACATCAGGGAAAGTGGTGGAAAGCCCGTACTGGCAGTTGTCATCGTCAACAAAAGCAGCCTAAACGAGATTGATGGCGTCCCGCTGAGAGGCGTGATTAGAGCAAGGTCTATGGGCGGAACGATCCTTGGTGGCGGGCCATTGCACTCATTCCCATACGGATAA
- a CDS encoding Lrp/AsnC family transcriptional regulator — protein MLDHLDEKIIEILKKDSRRPFVDIANQLKVSEGTVRSRVRRLVDDGIIKSFTIKTSNKNVKAIIEIKINVNVNTSVVASEISKFEGVSEVFEVTGDEDIVVIVDVNSSPQLNDIIERIRQFENVQSTRTRLILKDHFGGS, from the coding sequence ATGTTAGATCACTTGGATGAGAAAATCATCGAAATCCTGAAGAAGGATTCGAGAAGACCTTTTGTCGATATTGCGAACCAACTCAAAGTATCGGAAGGGACTGTGAGAAGCAGGGTCAGGCGACTCGTCGATGACGGAATAATCAAGAGCTTTACCATCAAAACGAGCAACAAGAATGTCAAAGCCATCATCGAGATCAAAATCAATGTCAATGTCAATACCTCGGTTGTAGCCAGCGAGATCTCAAAATTTGAAGGTGTTTCCGAAGTTTTCGAGGTAACTGGCGACGAGGATATTGTTGTTATCGTTGATGTCAATTCATCACCTCAGTTAAACGATATCATCGAAAGGATCAGACAATTCGAAAACGTCCAGTCAACGAGGACAAGACTCATCCTCAAGGATCATTTTGGAGGATCGTAG
- a CDS encoding 4-hydroxy-tetrahydrodipicolinate synthase — MFYGCATAIITPFKENGEIDEEGLRELVAFQEEQGIDAIVPCGTTGESATLTHEEHVKVIEIVVDHARKAKVIAGAGSNATHEAIYLSRAAKDLGVDGILSISPYYNKPTQKGIFEHYERIAQAVDLPIIIYNVPSRTGSNIEVSTVVKLAEIPNIVGIKEASGNIVQVMNILAQAPKGFVVLSGDDVLTYPMMTLGAKGVVSVASNVVPSMVKSMVDHLLAGDWEEARKLHFKLLPLFKNLFIETNPIPVKTSLRLMGKPAGSFRLPLCEMNQSNLEILRRTLLDLGVISK, encoded by the coding sequence ATGTTTTATGGTTGCGCAACGGCGATCATCACACCCTTCAAAGAGAATGGCGAAATTGATGAGGAAGGACTGCGAGAGCTCGTCGCATTTCAAGAAGAGCAGGGTATCGATGCCATCGTGCCATGCGGTACAACTGGTGAATCCGCGACGTTGACGCATGAAGAGCACGTGAAAGTCATCGAGATTGTCGTCGATCACGCGAGAAAAGCAAAGGTCATCGCTGGCGCTGGGAGTAACGCAACGCATGAAGCAATCTATCTGAGTCGGGCTGCCAAGGACCTGGGGGTCGATGGAATCCTTTCGATCTCGCCGTATTACAATAAACCAACACAGAAGGGCATTTTTGAACACTACGAGAGAATTGCCCAGGCTGTCGATTTGCCGATCATCATTTACAACGTGCCGAGTAGGACGGGCTCAAATATTGAAGTATCAACCGTCGTGAAACTTGCGGAAATTCCCAACATTGTCGGCATCAAAGAGGCGAGCGGTAACATCGTTCAGGTAATGAACATACTAGCTCAGGCCCCAAAGGGATTCGTTGTCCTGTCGGGAGATGATGTTCTTACGTATCCAATGATGACACTCGGTGCGAAGGGCGTTGTTTCAGTCGCTTCGAATGTTGTTCCGTCGATGGTTAAATCGATGGTTGATCACCTTCTTGCTGGGGATTGGGAAGAAGCGAGAAAGCTGCACTTCAAGCTTCTGCCCCTTTTTAAGAACCTCTTCATCGAAACGAACCCGATTCCTGTCAAGACCTCGCTTAGGCTCATGGGAAAACCAGCTGGTTCATTTCGACTGCCTCTGTGTGAAATGAACCAGTCCAATCTGGAGATCCTTAGGAGGACACTTCTTGATCTCGGAGTGATTTCAAAGTAA
- a CDS encoding 4-hydroxy-tetrahydrodipicolinate reductase, whose translation MIRVVVGGATGRMGSAICRLLTKQKDMELYGAVVSSSGGNVGKRIEGGVVTLGDDQLDKALEGADVYVDVTTPTAAEKNLMKVPPLGVNIVVGTTGISSDTMAKFAASVRRHGISAVVTPNFSIGVNVFWKLCGDMAAVLKDYDVEIIEFHHNQKRDAPSGTAVKAAEIIGNQMGINKFVKGRDGITGVRDKEIGIHSLRGGDVVGEHTVVFAGNKERLELTHRAHSRDAFAEGALAAIRWIWQRKDGKIHTMSEVLGL comes from the coding sequence ATGATCAGAGTCGTTGTTGGCGGTGCAACAGGGAGAATGGGAAGTGCAATTTGCAGGTTGCTGACAAAGCAGAAAGACATGGAACTCTACGGCGCGGTTGTGTCCTCAAGCGGAGGCAATGTGGGAAAAAGGATTGAAGGTGGCGTCGTCACGCTCGGCGATGATCAGCTTGATAAAGCTTTGGAAGGCGCCGATGTTTATGTTGATGTCACGACGCCTACAGCGGCAGAAAAAAATCTTATGAAAGTACCGCCACTGGGCGTTAACATCGTCGTTGGGACGACTGGTATCTCATCAGATACGATGGCGAAATTCGCTGCCTCGGTGAGACGACACGGTATTTCGGCTGTCGTCACTCCGAATTTTTCAATCGGCGTGAATGTATTCTGGAAATTGTGCGGAGACATGGCAGCGGTTCTCAAAGATTATGATGTCGAGATCATTGAGTTTCACCACAATCAGAAGAGAGACGCGCCTTCTGGAACCGCTGTGAAGGCAGCTGAAATCATCGGCAACCAGATGGGTATCAATAAATTCGTCAAAGGGAGGGATGGGATCACTGGCGTGAGAGACAAGGAAATCGGTATTCATTCATTGAGGGGAGGCGATGTGGTCGGCGAACATACCGTCGTATTCGCCGGCAACAAGGAAAGACTTGAATTAACCCATCGCGCCCATTCGAGGGACGCGTTCGCGGAAGGGGCACTTGCCGCCATCAGGTGGATATGGCAACGAAAGGATGGAAAGATACACACGATGAGCGAGGTGTTGGGGCTTTGA
- a CDS encoding aspartate kinase yields MATKGWKDTHDERGVGALIKVMKFGGTSVGSAQALDRVINIISNESAKKAVVVSAQSGVTNSLIAWMKDDTQGIDSIISFLETKYFEPVKNKLDEAARQSYENQIRESLLQLRKLLERYRNNLENSLQDAIASWGERLSVIMVSSLLNARGVDSVPMNAEDAGIVALGVHGNGSADLDATTKNFKKTILPLIDSGKTPVITGYYGCGKDGKPITFGRGGSDYSAAVVAYGIAADCLEIWTDVDGFMTADPRIVPNARTIKEMDYGEAGELAYFGAKVLHPRTIEPVRRKKIRLLVKNTFNPDGSGTLIHSLRSPGKTLLRSVAIKSDLSIVKIYSSEIAYQPGFVSDLLNAIGEDGVTTYAISTSLSTLAVVIPTSEVPQALKKINELKESRMEKLMVKNNMSLICAVGDNMIDTMGVAARIFQVVEEAQANVELISEGASDIALNFVVPSDRAPDVVRMLHDRYIGG; encoded by the coding sequence ATGGCAACGAAAGGATGGAAAGATACACACGATGAGCGAGGTGTTGGGGCTTTGATCAAAGTAATGAAGTTTGGCGGGACGAGTGTGGGCTCTGCACAGGCTCTCGATCGCGTGATCAATATCATATCCAATGAAAGCGCGAAAAAAGCTGTGGTCGTTTCTGCACAATCGGGTGTGACGAATTCGCTGATCGCGTGGATGAAAGATGACACCCAAGGAATCGATTCGATCATCTCGTTTCTCGAAACGAAATATTTCGAACCTGTAAAGAATAAGCTGGATGAAGCCGCAAGACAGTCTTATGAGAATCAGATCAGGGAATCGCTTCTTCAGCTAAGAAAACTCCTCGAACGATACAGAAACAATCTCGAAAACTCCCTGCAAGACGCGATCGCGAGTTGGGGAGAGCGTTTATCGGTGATCATGGTCTCATCCCTATTGAATGCACGTGGTGTTGATTCCGTTCCAATGAATGCTGAGGATGCCGGGATTGTTGCTTTAGGCGTTCACGGCAACGGATCAGCGGACCTCGATGCAACAACTAAGAACTTCAAGAAAACGATTCTACCCCTGATCGATAGCGGAAAGACGCCTGTTATAACCGGATATTACGGATGCGGCAAAGACGGAAAGCCGATCACCTTTGGACGTGGTGGCTCCGATTATTCTGCAGCGGTCGTTGCGTATGGAATAGCGGCTGATTGTCTTGAAATATGGACAGACGTTGATGGGTTCATGACCGCCGACCCGAGAATCGTGCCAAACGCGAGGACGATCAAAGAGATGGATTACGGCGAGGCTGGTGAACTCGCATATTTTGGCGCTAAAGTGTTGCATCCAAGAACGATCGAGCCTGTGAGAAGGAAGAAAATCAGATTGCTGGTAAAGAACACATTCAATCCTGATGGTAGCGGAACGCTCATCCACAGTCTTCGATCGCCTGGGAAAACATTACTGAGGAGTGTGGCTATTAAATCGGATCTTTCGATCGTGAAGATCTATTCATCAGAAATCGCCTATCAACCAGGATTTGTATCGGATCTCCTGAACGCGATCGGCGAGGATGGCGTAACAACCTATGCAATCTCAACATCACTTTCCACCCTTGCTGTCGTTATCCCAACTTCAGAAGTGCCACAGGCGCTTAAGAAAATCAATGAACTAAAAGAATCGCGTATGGAAAAACTGATGGTCAAGAACAACATGTCCTTGATCTGTGCAGTTGGTGATAACATGATCGATACGATGGGCGTCGCCGCACGAATATTCCAGGTTGTCGAAGAGGCGCAGGCGAACGTCGAATTGATCTCCGAAGGAGCATCAGACATCGCACTGAATTTCGTTGTCCCGAGCGATAGGGCTCCAGACGTTGTGAGAATGCTCCACGATCGGTACATAGGTGGTTGA
- the lysA gene encoding diaminopimelate decarboxylase has translation MVIGGIPATKIADKFGTPVYVTDESALRENFRRISKAFSRHMSTHIHYACKANTNLAILRILKQEGSYIDAVSIGEVETCLRAGFSPDKIMFTGVCVSTKELGAVVSKGVLINIDSFSEMKRLAGIKSGIPISIRVNPDVGAGHHDHVVTGSRKSKFGIPLADILKAYSEALDLGLIPVGLHAHIGAGVQEIDPFVKVTDVLVSIAKELEEKLKIELEFVDIGGGIGIPYRPDEKPMDVDLLAQEVTSRIKAGCSVETVAIEPGRYIVADTTVLLTRVVDIKETPEKNFACVDAGFNILIRPSFYGSYHHVAVANKFDASGEVIYDIVGPICESGDFLARDRLLPKLDEGDVIAVYDAGAYGFSMSSQYNSRPRCREVLVYNGTANIIREMETIDDILRHQRVPSRLMV, from the coding sequence ATGGTAATCGGGGGAATTCCCGCGACGAAGATCGCAGATAAGTTCGGCACCCCTGTATACGTGACCGATGAATCGGCTCTTCGAGAGAATTTCAGACGGATCAGCAAGGCTTTTTCGCGCCACATGTCGACTCACATTCATTACGCCTGCAAGGCGAACACGAACCTTGCCATCCTGAGAATCTTAAAACAGGAAGGCAGCTACATAGACGCGGTGTCGATCGGAGAAGTCGAAACATGTCTGAGAGCCGGTTTTTCACCGGATAAAATCATGTTCACAGGTGTGTGCGTTTCAACGAAAGAGCTGGGGGCTGTTGTTTCGAAGGGAGTGCTCATCAACATCGATTCATTCTCGGAAATGAAAAGACTGGCAGGAATCAAATCTGGCATTCCGATTTCGATCAGGGTCAATCCCGACGTAGGAGCTGGACATCATGATCACGTCGTCACGGGAAGCAGGAAATCCAAGTTTGGAATCCCCCTAGCTGATATTTTAAAAGCGTATTCGGAGGCTCTCGATCTCGGATTGATTCCAGTGGGCCTTCATGCACATATCGGCGCAGGGGTTCAGGAAATCGATCCCTTCGTCAAGGTGACCGATGTCCTCGTATCAATTGCGAAAGAACTTGAGGAGAAATTGAAAATTGAGCTCGAATTCGTCGACATCGGGGGCGGTATCGGTATTCCGTACAGGCCCGACGAAAAACCAATGGACGTCGATCTGCTCGCGCAGGAAGTTACATCTAGGATCAAAGCGGGCTGCTCTGTTGAAACGGTGGCAATCGAGCCAGGAAGATACATTGTCGCTGACACTACCGTCCTGCTCACGAGAGTAGTTGATATAAAAGAGACGCCAGAGAAGAACTTTGCATGCGTCGACGCGGGATTCAATATCCTTATCAGGCCTTCATTTTATGGTTCATACCATCATGTCGCTGTTGCTAATAAGTTCGATGCTTCGGGGGAAGTGATCTACGATATCGTCGGACCGATCTGCGAATCTGGTGATTTTCTGGCAAGGGACCGACTTCTGCCAAAGCTAGATGAAGGGGATGTAATTGCTGTTTATGACGCTGGTGCTTACGGCTTTTCAATGAGCTCCCAGTACAATTCGAGACCGAGATGCCGGGAAGTACTCGTTTATAACGGAACCGCGAATATTATCCGGGAGATGGAGACTATTGATGACATACTGCGACATCAGAGGGTGCCCTCGAGGCTGATGGTTTGA
- a CDS encoding diaminopimelate epimerase produces MKFWKYHGIGNDFILFADFQRRLQLSKKKIVGLCDRHYGIGADGILILEQSRDADAAMRIFNADGSEAEMCGNGIRCAAKHLYDFSIVRKERMRIVTLSGVKEVRCIVQNEEVDEVIVNMGTPSLDCSSIPMKYEGQFIQKVIDVGGRQIRGTAVSMGNPHFVTFEDFGPDEIRILGPLIENHPIFPRRTNVEFARIDAKRIIVDVYERGAGWTLACGTGACAAAVAAAIAGLVKFDEDIEVRLPGGSLWVTVPKDLSSVTMRGSAVRVFVGEIELE; encoded by the coding sequence TTGAAATTCTGGAAGTATCATGGGATTGGCAACGATTTCATTCTATTCGCTGATTTCCAGCGGCGCCTGCAACTCTCGAAAAAGAAAATTGTGGGTCTTTGCGACAGGCACTACGGGATCGGTGCAGACGGGATCCTGATTCTTGAACAGTCGCGAGATGCCGATGCTGCGATGAGGATTTTCAACGCGGATGGCAGTGAAGCGGAAATGTGTGGTAATGGGATCAGATGTGCGGCAAAGCACCTCTACGATTTTTCGATTGTCAGAAAAGAAAGAATGAGGATTGTCACGTTAAGCGGCGTTAAAGAGGTGCGATGCATCGTTCAAAATGAAGAGGTTGACGAGGTCATTGTGAATATGGGTACACCTTCCCTTGATTGCTCATCAATTCCAATGAAATATGAAGGTCAATTTATCCAGAAGGTTATCGATGTAGGTGGGCGGCAGATCCGTGGAACAGCGGTATCGATGGGAAACCCTCATTTCGTGACTTTCGAGGATTTTGGGCCTGACGAAATAAGAATTCTCGGCCCCTTGATCGAAAATCACCCCATTTTTCCGAGAAGAACAAACGTGGAGTTTGCGAGAATCGATGCGAAGAGGATTATCGTTGATGTCTACGAGCGCGGAGCTGGATGGACACTTGCATGCGGCACTGGCGCGTGCGCGGCTGCCGTCGCGGCTGCGATCGCTGGGCTTGTCAAATTCGATGAAGATATTGAGGTGCGGTTGCCGGGGGGCAGCCTCTGGGTGACTGTTCCAAAGGATCTGTCGTCGGTCACGATGCGTGGTTCAGCTGTTCGAGTTTTTGTGGGAGAAATTGAACTGGAGTGA